In Fluviicola taffensis DSM 16823, the following are encoded in one genomic region:
- a CDS encoding NADH-quinone oxidoreductase subunit A: MSSSEDYLPILLQAGVALGFVILVLVVAPMLGPRLKGKKKDANWECGIEEVGNARFPISIRYLLTAILFVLFDVEVIFFYPYAVNFKFLQMDGLVAVIIFVAFFLTGFFYVLKKGALEWEK; encoded by the coding sequence ATGTCTTCTTCAGAAGATTACTTACCGATATTACTCCAAGCAGGTGTTGCTTTGGGTTTTGTTATACTTGTTTTAGTGGTAGCTCCCATGTTGGGCCCTAGACTAAAAGGTAAAAAGAAAGATGCCAACTGGGAATGTGGTATTGAAGAGGTTGGAAACGCTCGTTTCCCCATCTCCATTCGTTATTTGTTAACAGCAATTTTGTTCGTATTGTTCGATGTAGAAGTTATTTTCTTCTACCCGTACGCAGTAAACTTTAAGTTTTTGCAAATGGATGGACTGGTTGCAGTAATCATTTTCGTGGCATTCTTCCTAACAGGATTTTTCTACGTACTTAAAAAAGGTGCTTTAGAATGGGAAAAGTAG
- a CDS encoding tetratricopeptide repeat protein, with amino-acid sequence MKHALIFCCILFSFVISAQTSTDQQLANLYYNNGEFEKALPYFEKILTKQSTKFDQLRYVDCLEKTNQAKDAEKFLKKLVSSNSNDFDYTIALGDLYERTERTSQTEKLYNEKIKNTTQNGYEVIELYNSFIKKGKVDWGLKTLEAGRKSLKKNYPLQIQFAEVYSLLGRTDEMIDEYFDILDQYPNYTSNIQNALTKQIDFSEDKTGVYQKLKEKLLVRIQKKPNDFVYSEMLIWLFIQKKEFKSALTQTQALDRREKGNGNRVLDLAETCVENSDYATARLAYNYVIDQGAQNPNYYSAYSALLNIRYREITIEKKFQAQDIVDAEKEYRKGLKLLGWSRNAVYTAKELAEIKAYYGNDAKGAVDLLDSCLAVPGLSDFEKSQVKMALADVLVLQDDIWQASLYYMQIDKEFKFEAIGSEAKFKNARIFYYDGDFKFAQSQLDILKESTSKLIANDAMKLSVLITDNLGLDSNYTAMYQFAQADLLLEQHQFDRAFKLYDSINAAFPAHGLADEILFRKAQAMQYQGKWQEALDYLNKIVMFHMDDILSDDAIFTIAEIYENNLQDKEKATEYYKKILFECKGSLLTVEARKRYRALRGDASASEDL; translated from the coding sequence ATGAAACACGCATTAATTTTTTGTTGCATTCTTTTCTCCTTTGTCATTTCAGCTCAAACGAGTACGGATCAGCAATTGGCGAATTTGTATTACAACAATGGCGAGTTTGAAAAGGCACTTCCTTATTTTGAGAAAATTCTGACCAAACAAAGTACAAAGTTTGATCAGTTGCGCTATGTGGATTGTTTGGAAAAAACGAATCAAGCAAAAGATGCAGAAAAATTTTTGAAAAAATTGGTTTCGTCCAATTCCAATGATTTTGATTATACGATTGCTCTTGGAGATTTATACGAGCGAACTGAACGCACTTCCCAAACTGAAAAGTTGTATAATGAGAAGATAAAAAACACTACTCAAAATGGCTACGAAGTCATCGAATTGTATAATTCCTTTATCAAAAAAGGGAAAGTTGATTGGGGCTTGAAAACTTTGGAGGCAGGAAGAAAATCACTGAAGAAAAATTATCCCCTACAAATTCAATTTGCTGAAGTCTATTCACTTTTGGGAAGAACTGATGAAATGATTGATGAGTATTTCGATATTTTGGATCAGTATCCAAATTACACAAGCAATATTCAAAATGCCTTAACGAAACAGATTGACTTTTCTGAAGATAAAACAGGTGTTTATCAAAAATTGAAAGAGAAGCTATTGGTGCGGATTCAGAAAAAACCAAACGATTTTGTATATTCTGAGATGCTTATTTGGTTGTTCATTCAAAAGAAAGAATTCAAATCGGCTCTAACGCAAACACAGGCATTAGATCGAAGAGAAAAAGGAAATGGAAACCGTGTTTTGGATTTAGCAGAAACGTGTGTCGAAAACAGCGATTACGCTACGGCGCGTTTGGCTTACAATTACGTAATTGATCAAGGAGCTCAGAATCCAAATTATTATTCAGCCTACAGCGCATTACTTAATATTCGTTACCGTGAAATCACTATCGAAAAAAAGTTTCAAGCTCAAGATATTGTCGACGCTGAAAAAGAGTATAGAAAAGGACTGAAATTACTTGGGTGGAGTAGAAATGCGGTTTATACAGCTAAAGAATTGGCTGAAATAAAAGCCTATTACGGAAATGATGCCAAAGGTGCTGTAGATTTGTTAGATAGTTGTTTGGCCGTTCCTGGATTGTCTGATTTTGAGAAGTCTCAGGTGAAAATGGCTTTAGCAGATGTATTGGTTCTTCAGGATGATATTTGGCAAGCTTCCTTGTACTACATGCAAATCGATAAAGAGTTTAAGTTTGAAGCAATTGGCTCGGAAGCAAAATTCAAGAATGCGCGTATTTTCTACTACGATGGCGATTTCAAGTTTGCACAATCACAACTAGACATCTTGAAGGAATCAACGAGTAAACTAATTGCGAATGATGCGATGAAGCTATCTGTTTTGATTACTGATAATTTGGGCTTAGATAGCAATTATACAGCCATGTATCAATTTGCACAAGCAGATTTATTATTGGAGCAACATCAATTCGATCGCGCATTCAAACTCTACGATTCGATAAACGCAGCTTTCCCTGCACACGGTTTAGCCGATGAAATCCTTTTCCGCAAAGCACAAGCCATGCAATATCAAGGTAAATGGCAAGAAGCGTTGGATTATCTTAACAAAATTGTAATGTTTCACATGGATGATATTTTATCAGATGATGCCATTTTTACAATCGCTGAAATCTACGAGAACAACCTTCAAGACAAAGAGAAAGCAACCGAATATTACAAGAAAATCCTTTTCGAATGTAAAGGAAGTTTATTGACTGTTGAAGCAAGAAAACGGTATCGTGCACTTCGTGGAGATGCTTCTGCTTCAGAAGATTTGTGA
- a CDS encoding NADH-quinone oxidoreductase subunit C has product MSNLTNETVLARLQEKFGDAIRNHEEPYGLLTIEIQAEKAHDLIAWLKADDVLKMSFLTLIGAVNFPNDKDRELCVNYHIHSLSHNVRLRIRAFLPIENPTIKSIRDIYIGADWQERETYDFFGVIFEGHPNLTRILNEDSMDYFPMRKEYHLEDATREDKDDRYFGR; this is encoded by the coding sequence ATGAGTAATTTAACAAACGAAACCGTTTTAGCTCGTCTACAAGAAAAATTCGGTGATGCTATTCGTAATCATGAAGAGCCTTACGGATTATTGACGATTGAAATTCAAGCTGAGAAAGCGCATGATTTAATTGCTTGGTTGAAAGCAGATGATGTGTTGAAAATGTCTTTTTTGACTCTAATTGGAGCAGTGAATTTTCCCAATGATAAAGACCGTGAATTGTGTGTGAATTATCATATTCATTCATTAAGTCACAATGTTCGTTTACGTATTCGAGCTTTTCTTCCAATTGAAAATCCGACGATTAAATCCATTCGTGATATTTACATTGGTGCAGATTGGCAAGAACGTGAAACATACGATTTCTTCGGAGTGATCTTCGAAGGACATCCAAACCTGACAAGAATCTTGAACGAAGATTCAATGGATTATTTCCCGATGAGAAAAGAGTACCATTTGGAAGATGCAACAAGAGAAGATAAAGATGATCGCTACTTCGGTAGGTAA
- a CDS encoding NADH-quinone oxidoreductase subunit D gives MSDTSNKNKSLFADETIDGQIATLNLGPTHPATHGIFQNVLTVDGEKILGSVQTVGYIHRAFEKLAERRPYNQITPITDRLNYCSSPINNMGWEMTMEKLIGVTVPKKVDYMRVIIMELARVADHLVCNSVIGVDTGALTGFTYMFQQRELIYELYEEVCGARLTTNIGRIGGFERDFSPTFHVKLKKFLKEFNKHFQEFDDLLLRNRIFMDRTIGAGPISGERALDYGFTGPNLRAAGVDYDVRVMTPYSSYEDFDFIIPVGTQGDTYDRFCVRQEEIRQSMKIIEQAYNNMPEGSYFSPDVPEFYLPTKADVYTKMEALIYHFKIVMGETPVPVGEVYHAVEGGNGELGFHLISDGGRTPYRLQFRRPCFIYYQAYPEMITGQTISDAVLTLSSLNVIAGELDA, from the coding sequence ATGAGCGATACTTCCAATAAAAATAAAAGCTTGTTTGCCGATGAAACCATCGACGGACAAATAGCAACATTAAACCTCGGGCCAACTCACCCTGCAACACATGGTATTTTCCAAAACGTGTTAACGGTCGATGGAGAGAAAATCTTGGGTTCGGTTCAGACAGTAGGTTACATTCACCGTGCTTTTGAAAAGCTGGCTGAAAGAAGACCATACAATCAAATTACTCCAATTACAGACCGATTAAACTATTGTTCTTCCCCGATCAACAACATGGGTTGGGAAATGACGATGGAGAAACTAATCGGAGTGACTGTTCCAAAGAAAGTAGATTACATGCGTGTGATCATTATGGAATTGGCGCGTGTTGCAGACCACTTGGTTTGTAATTCCGTAATTGGTGTGGATACTGGAGCATTGACGGGTTTTACCTACATGTTCCAACAACGTGAGTTGATCTATGAATTGTATGAAGAAGTGTGTGGTGCACGTTTGACTACAAACATCGGTCGTATTGGGGGGTTCGAGCGCGATTTCTCTCCGACATTCCACGTGAAATTGAAAAAATTCCTCAAAGAATTCAATAAGCACTTCCAAGAGTTCGACGATTTATTATTGCGTAACCGCATTTTCATGGATCGTACGATTGGTGCTGGTCCTATTTCTGGTGAACGGGCATTGGATTACGGATTCACTGGTCCAAACTTGCGCGCAGCAGGTGTGGATTACGATGTTCGTGTAATGACTCCGTATTCTTCTTATGAAGATTTCGATTTCATTATTCCAGTTGGAACACAAGGTGATACCTATGATCGTTTTTGTGTGCGTCAAGAAGAGATCCGTCAGAGTATGAAGATTATAGAGCAGGCATACAACAACATGCCAGAAGGAAGTTACTTCTCTCCAGATGTACCAGAATTCTATTTGCCAACAAAAGCAGATGTTTACACGAAAATGGAAGCATTGATTTACCACTTCAAAATTGTAATGGGTGAAACACCAGTTCCAGTTGGAGAAGTTTATCACGCAGTAGAAGGAGGAAACGGAGAGCTAGGATTCCATTTGATTTCAGACGGCGGAAGAACGCCATACAGACTTCAATTTAGAAGACCTTGTTTTATTTATTATCAAGCATATCCAGAAATGATTACTGGTCAAACCATCTCAGATGCCGTATTGACATTAAGTAGTTTGAACGTGATTGCAGGAGAATTGGACGCATAA
- a CDS encoding NADH-quinone oxidoreductase subunit B, whose protein sequence is MGKVEIINGVETINGEGFQLTLLDKVIGAARANSVWPLPFATSCCGIEYMGTMGSNYDVARFGMERMSFSPRQADLLIVAGTISKKLAPILKQVYEQMAEPKWVLSVGACASSGGIFDTYSVLQGIDRVIPVDVYVPGCPPRPEQIIEGCMNIHRLVKSESLRRRYSDEYKHLLKKYDLNDE, encoded by the coding sequence ATGGGAAAAGTAGAAATTATAAATGGTGTAGAAACCATTAATGGAGAAGGCTTCCAATTGACATTACTTGATAAAGTGATTGGAGCTGCTCGTGCAAATTCCGTTTGGCCTTTGCCTTTTGCTACTTCGTGTTGTGGTATCGAATACATGGGTACAATGGGAAGTAACTACGACGTTGCACGTTTCGGAATGGAACGTATGTCGTTTTCTCCACGTCAGGCAGATTTATTAATCGTTGCTGGCACAATCTCCAAGAAATTAGCTCCAATCTTGAAACAAGTGTATGAACAAATGGCTGAACCGAAATGGGTTTTGTCTGTTGGTGCATGTGCTTCTTCAGGGGGGATTTTTGATACATACTCCGTTTTGCAGGGAATTGACCGTGTAATTCCTGTGGACGTTTACGTTCCAGGATGTCCGCCAAGACCGGAGCAAATCATCGAAGGATGTATGAATATTCACCGGTTGGTGAAAAGCGAATCACTACGTCGCCGTTATTCAGACGAATACAAACATTTGTTGAAGAAATACGATTTGAACGATGAGTAA